From the genome of Hordeum vulgare subsp. vulgare unplaced genomic scaffold, MorexV3_pseudomolecules_assembly, whole genome shotgun sequence, one region includes:
- the LOC123420719 gene encoding EP1-like glycoprotein 3: protein MMHRATIIALIGCLLAGGGVRAQQQEQQRFDYPAARAPTTWANTDAGLPHHVVYTDGSVARVALLRLNPAGFGPSFAFGFFCTSSHGAAPCAGFLLGVAVVYCNSGALITSVTTGVPQVVWSANRASPVGEGASAELTPEGELVLRSANGSAVWSAGAKGRSVAGVTIGSDGNLVLFDGLNATVWQSFDQPTDALLVGQSLKHGARLTANASAADWRDGRFYLTVEDDALSAYVYATPPQRYFHLGFGETAVGAYATYANGSLTVSARPGAPSVAVIQLPTVVAGTVQYMRLEHDGHLRLYEWRSGSGWAPVFDVLRLFPDGGCAYPTVCGAYGVCTDDTQCSCPDAANFRAVDFRRPNRGCVPTSPPPTACGSSSSPGRRAQHRLVSLPGTGYFNDHATSMRAVERVGEEACKKACLDDCACAAAQFYYGPNAGDGFCYLQSEVFSMQTVRPEVVHYNSTMHIKVQAESARI from the coding sequence ATGATGCACCGTGCCACGATCATCGCGCTGATCGGCTGCCTTCTCGCCGGCGGCGGGGTTCGAgcgcagcagcaggagcagcagagGTTTGACTACCCGGCGGCGAGGGCGCCCACGACCTGGGCCAACACGGACGCCGGCCTGCCGCACCACGTCGTCTACACCGACGGCTCCGTGGCGCGCGTCGCCCTGCTGCGCCTCAACCCGGCCGGCTTCGGCCCCTCCTTCGCCTTCGGCTTCTTCTGCACCAGCAGCCACGGCGCGGCCCCGTGCGCCGGCTTCCTCCTCGGCGTCGCCGTCGTCTACTGCAACAGCGGCGCGCTCATCACCTCCGTCACGACCGGCGTCCCGCAGGTCGTCTGGTCCGCCAACCGCGCCAGCCCCGTGGGCGAGGGCGCCTCCGCGGAGCTCACGCCTGAGGGTGAGCTGGTGCTCAGATCGGCCAACGGGTCGGCGGTGTGGTCCGCCGGCGCCAAGGGCCGGTCCGTCGCCGGGGTGACCATCGGCAGCGACGGCAACCTGGTGCTGTTCGACGGGCTCAACGCCACGGTGTGGCAGTCGTTCGACCAGCCCACGGACGCGCTGCTCGTCGGCCAGTCGCTGAAGCACGGCGCGCGGCTCACCGCCAACGCGTCGGCGGCTGACTGGCGCGACGGCAGGTTCTACCTCACCGTCGAGGACGACGCCCTGAGCGCCTACGTCTACGCCACGCCGCCGCAGCGCTATTTCCACCTCGGCTTCGGCGAGACCGCGGTCGGCGCCTACGCGACGTACGCCAACGGGAGCCTCACGGTCTCCGCCCGGCCCGGAGCGCCGTCAGTGGCCGTCATCCAGCTGCCCACCGTCGTGGCGGGCACCGTGCAGTACATGCGGCTGGAGCACGACGGCCACCTCCGGCTCTACGAGTGGCGCTCCGGCTCGGGCTGGGCGCCGGTGTTCGACGTGCTGCGCCTCTTCCCGGACGGCGGCTGCGCGTACCCAACAGTCTGCGGCGCGTACGGCGTGTGCACGGACGACACGCAGTGCAGCTGCCCCGACGCGGCCAACTTCCGGGCGGTGGACTTCCGGAGGCCCAACCGCGGCTGCGTCCCGACGAGTCCACCGCCGACGGCGTGcggctcctcgtcgtcgccggggCGGCGCGCGCAGCACCGGCTGGTGTCGCTGCCGGGCACGGGCTACTTCAACGACCACGCCACGAGCATGCGGGCCGTGGAGCGGGTGGGCGAGGAGGCGTGCAAGAAGGCGTGCCTGGACGACTGCGCGTGCGCGGCGGCGCAGTTCTACTACGGCCCCAACGCCGGCGACGGGTTCTGCTACCTGCAGTCGGAGGTGTTCTCGATGCAGACGGTGCGGCCCGAGGTGGTGCACTACAACTCCACCATGCACATCAAGGTGCAGGCCGAGTCAGCCAGGATCTGA